In a single window of the Drosophila albomicans strain 15112-1751.03 chromosome 3, ASM965048v2, whole genome shotgun sequence genome:
- the LOC117572140 gene encoding acyl-CoA-binding protein produces MDFDAIVEKSKAFSSKPPPEVYLEFYGLYKQVNSGDVNIEKPADAEGAAKYEAWLSRKGLSVDAAKAAYIALYEKYAPIYT; encoded by the exons ATGGAT TTCGATGCAATTGTAGAAAAGTCCAAGGCCTTCAGCAGCAAGCCTCCCCCAGAGGTCTATCTGGAGTTCTATGGCCTCTACAAGCAGGTCAACTCCGGCGATGTGAACATCGAGAAGCCCGCCGATGCTGAGGGTGCTGCCAAATACGAGGCTTGGCTGAGCCGCAAGGGATTGTCCGTGGATGCTGCCAAGGCTGCCTACATTGCTCTCTATGAGAAGTACGCTCCCATCTATAcgtaa
- the LOC117572136 gene encoding FH1/FH2 domain-containing protein 3 isoform X4 produces the protein MIVKMEPDELITFRVQYLLDSDPLTATTAFPCPVRAPTYAFTTTMPLATQLGTILRLLNAPHSIDDAAIQVFKDGEYGAYLDLESSLAEQTEEIEGLQASRKNSLVVRTQLSVRVQAIIEKLLSSEGSDLRRALFSLKQVFQEDKDLVHAFVALGGLNCLVRVGNCADQNYQNYILRALGQVMLYVDGMNGVMKHQPTMEWLYSLIASNYRSVVKTALKLLLVFVEYAESNCYVLVSAIHAVDAAQGTAPWTNIMRLLKDYDNADAELVIYATSLINKTLAGLTDQDSFYDESDLLEQQGMEAVILRYMSKPGTDMDLLDQLQLYEAVLKFEDGESDGQRLPQNSMRKTQRNRPGTGTAERRKSRRHSTDNSPAPLTKVLPTTVLRMTPTQATLDEDDSSGSTNSTEFSGGLFQEKKPRDGAGVTPGLRRRRERAERHKSFLKEQEEAAANGILAARELRENYGQIVTAIPATIQSGDSPPQSLQTELLPPTSSPPNASILESNTPISNNNSSHNNNSIQQSHNNNSNNNNHIETPNNSLLLSPTKQLLSGSQSISIINNSFDKANNNTNNQNEFLTKKNLFRERNATVINGIMKNIQQTECSAYKKYENDANRLNNYYTQLNQSPKHLAATAQEVLSPKKTLNGFEFAASDSSTPLKLEPLPAPEPLSPIHKPIAVGAPPPPPPPPPPPPPGWWHFPQLNTQPRAQPMAARTTLTTSTNPEQPQQDMDTTDLEDKDMLLQLKRDHTVKDLTRKLSNLPTSPTQEPGNRGAICGDMSGLISKAKEGLAKSKSKSEISRSSSVDQELKKPEPKKSENELHWEELVRNMTRPLNLCDLDFTDLHSDDDKDVLAPRGLGAGIPPPPPPLGGGMVMPPPMMPPSLAPPPMFNYGGYGAGSLTNSVNSSLNGSVNGELANGNNTIKKNKKTVKLFWKEVREDMIPQVVGKTIWDELPNANVDTQKLEHLFESRAKDLMTKKQQELNKSKEIIVLDHKRSNAINIAMTKLPLPCAIKTAILKMDATVVTREGIDKLLNMLPSDEERDKIQEAQMSNPELQLGKAEQFLLTLASISELGARLKLWAFRLDFDNCEKEIAEPLMDLKHGIEILRQNRTFHCILSTLLSVGIFLNGAPVKGFQIEYLAKVPEVKDTVHKHSLLHHLCHMVMESSSDTSDLYSEIGPITRASKADYADLAHNLTQLEAECKTSWDRLKLIAKHDCAPPLKQKLVDFLADCAERIIILQIVHRRVMNRYRKFLLWLGTPQISVADSRPNEFCRLLSEFALEYRTTRERVQQQLEKKANHRERNKTRGKLIIDMAKFKTKEDVADAELKQLLGTPNADQPDGTLTWRRRRAEQLRSPIARQSEEQFTDGDDEILESLVKTATKTSGNRTTPRERKRTRHADRKSLRRTLKNGLTDEEKQHVAALIQTY, from the exons ATGATTGTTAAAATGGAACCCGATGAACTAATCACCTTTCGTGTGCAGTATCTGCTCGACAGCGATCCGCTAACGGCGACCACAGCGTTTCCATGCCCAGTGCGTGCTCCGACCTACGCGTTTACCACAACAATGCCGCTGGCCACGCAGCTGGGCACGATCCTGAGGCTGCTCAATGCACCGCATAGC aTCGACGATGCTGCTATTCAGGTGTTTAAGGATGGCGAATATGGCGCCTACTTGGATCTGGAGTCATCTCTCGCCGAGCAGACTGAAGAGATTGAGGGACTGCAAGCGAG TCGCAAAAACTCGCTGGTGGTGCGCACACAGCTGAGCGTACGCGTTCAGGCCATTATTG AGAAACTACTCTCATCAGAGGGCAGCGATTTGCGTCGTGCACTATTCTCTCTCAAACAGGTGTTCCAAGAGGATAAGGATCTCGTGCATGCCTTTGTCGCACTGGGCGGTCTCAATTGTCTGGTGCGCGTTGGCAATTGTGCCGATCAGAACTATCAAAACTATATACTGCGTGCCCTGGGACAG GTCATGCTCTATGTGGACGGCATGAATGGCGTTATGAAGCATCAGCCCACCATGGAGTGGCTCTATTCATTGATCGCATCCAATTACCGTTCGGTTGTGAAGACGGCGCTCAAGCTCTTGCTCGTGTTCGTCGAGTATGCCGAGTCCAATTGCTATGTGCTTGTGAGCGCCATTCATGCAGTGGACGCTGCCCAAGGCACAGCGCCATGGACAAATATAATGAG ACTGTTGAAGGACTATGATAACGCAGATGCAGAGCTGGTGATTTATGCTACTTCTCTCATAAATAAAACGCTTGCTGGACTGACGGATCAGGATAGTTTCTATGATGAAAGTGATCTTCTGGAACAACAGGGCATGGAGGCAGTGATACTACGCTACATGTCCAAGCCAGGCACAGATATGGATCTGTTAgatcagctgcagctgtacGAGGCCGTGTTAAA ATTCGAGGATGGCGAGTCGGATGGCCAGCGCTTGCCACAGAATTCTATGCGCAAGACGCAACGCAATCGTCCTGGCACTGGAACCGCAGAACGTCGCAAGTCGCGTCGCCACAGCACCGACAATAGCCCGGCGCCATTGACCAAAGTGCTGCCGACCACAGTGCTGAGAATGACGCCAACGCAGGCCACGCTCGATGAGGACGACAGCTCGGGCTCGACCAACTCCACAGAGTTCAGTGGCGGACTGTTTCAGGAGAAGAAAC CTCGCGATGGCGCTGGGGTCACTCCGGGTCTAAGACGACGTCGTGAACGCGCCGAGCGCCACAAAAGCTTCCTCAAGGAGCAAGAGGAAGCGGCAGCCAATGGAATCCTTGCAGCCCGCGAGCTGCGTGAAAACTATG GCCAAATTGTAACTGCCATACCTGCAACCATCCAAAGCGGCGACAGTCCGCCGCAATCATTGCAAACTGAGCTGCTGCCGCCAACTTCGTCGCCTCCAAACGCAAGCATACTAGAGTCCAACACACCCATTAGCAATAATAATTcgagccacaacaacaacagcatacAACAgtcccacaacaacaatagcaacaataacaatcacaTTGAGACGCCCAACAACAGTCTGTTGCTGAGTCCCACAAAGCAACTGTTGAGTGGCAGCCAAAGCATTTccatcatcaacaacagctTTGACAAGGCCAACAATAATACGAACAATCAGAACGAGTTCCTTACCAAAAAGAACCTCTTTCGGGAGCGCAACGCAACTGTGATCAACGGCATCATGAAGAACATTCAGCAAACGGAGTGCAGTGCCTACAAAAAGTATGAGAACGATGCCAATCGACTGAACAACTATTACACGCAACTCAATCAATCGCCCAAGCATCTGGCGGCCACCGCACAGGAAGTGCTTAGCCCCAAAAAGACGTTGAATGGCTTTGAGTTTGCTGCCAGCGACAGTTCGACACCATTAAAATTGGAGCCGTTGCCAGCACCCGAGCCATTGAGTCCCATACACAAGCCAATTGCAGTTGGtgcgccaccgccaccgcctccaccaccgccgccgccaccgcctgGCTGGTGGCATTTTCCCCAATTGAATACACAGCCTCGGGCACAGCCGATGGCAGCTAGAACCACCCTAACAACCAGTACTAACCCagagcaaccacaacaagaCATGGATACAACAG ATCTGGAGGATAAGGAtatgctgctgcagctgaaaCGAGATCACACGGTCAAGGATCTCACACGAAAGCTGAGCAATCTCCCCACGAGTCCCACACAGGAGCCAGGCAATCGGGGCGCTATTTGCGGTGACATGTCGGGCCTCATATCAAAAGCCAAAGAAGGTCTTgccaagagcaagagcaaaagtGAAATATCGCG CTCATCGAGCGTCGATCAGGAACTGAAAAAGCCCGAGCCGAAGAAATCGGAGAATGAACTGCACTGGGAAGAGCTTGTACGCAACATGACACGTCCGCTGAATCTATGTGATCTGGACTTTACCGATCTGCACTCGGATGACGATAAGGATGTGCTGGCACCGCGTGGTCTGGGCGCCGGTATTCCGCCTCCACCGCCGCCACTTGGTGGTGGCATGGTAATGCCGCCCCCCATGATGCCGCCCAGCCTGGCCCCGCCACCCATGTTCAATTATGGTGGCTATGGCGCTGGCAGCCTGACCAACAGCGTCAACAGTTCACTGAATGGTTCGGTGAACGGAGAgctggcaaatggcaacaacaccatcaagaagaacaagaagacG GTCAAGCTCTTCTGGAAGGAAGTGCGCGAGGACATGATTCCCCAGGTGGTGGGTAAGACCATTTGGGACGAGCTGCCCAATGCCAATGTGGACACCCAAAAGCTAGAGCATCTCTTTGAGTCGCGGGCCAAAGACTTGATGACCAAG aaacaacaagaGCTGAACAAGAGCAAAGAGATCATCGTGCTGGATCACAAACGCTCCAATGCCATCAACATTGCAATGACCAAGTTGCCACTGCCGTGTGCCATCAAAACTGCGATTCTCAAGATGGACGCCACCGTGGTCACCCGTGAGGGCATCGACAAGCTGTTGAACATGTTGCCCTCGGATGAGGAACGAGACAAGATTCAGGAGGCACAGATGTCCAATCCAGAGCTGCAGCTGGGTAAAGCTGAACAATTTCTGCTGACACTCGCTTCCATTTCAGAGCTGGGCGCACGTCTGAAGCTCTGGGCCTTCCGCTTGGACTTTGACAATTGCGAG AAAGAGATCGCTGAACCTCTAATGGATCTCAAGCACGGCATTGAGATATTGCGTCAGAATCGCACTTTCCACTGCATTCTCTCCACACTGCTTTCGGTGGGCATCTTCTTGAATGGCGCCCCTGTGAAGGGCTTTCAAATCGAGTATCTGGCCAAGGTGCCCGAGGTCAAGGACACCGTGCACAAGCATTCGCTGTTGCATCATCTCTGCCACATGGTCATGGAATCGAGCAGCGATACCAGTGATTTGTACTCTGAAATCGGACCCATTACACGTGCCTCCAAAGCCGATTACGCCGACTTGGCTCACAATCTGACGCAGCTGGAGGCGGAGTGCAAAACTTCGTGGGATCGACTGAAACTTATTGCCAAGCACGATTGTGCGCCGCCTTTAAAGCAGAAACTTGTGGACTTTTTGGCCGATTGTGCCGAGCGTATTATTATACTGCAGATTGTGCATCGTCGTGTAATGAATCGCTATCGCAAGTTCCTTTTGTGGCTGGGGACGCCGCAGATCAGTGTTGCAGACTCGCGACCGAATGAATTCTGTCGCCTGTTGTCGGAGTTTGCCCTAGAGTATCGCACAACGCGGGAACgtgtgcagcagcagttggagAAGAAGGCCAATCATCGGGAGCGCAACAAGACGCGCGGCAAGCTCATCATTGACATGGCCAAGTTCAAGACCAAAGAGGATGTGGCAGATGCCGAGCTCAA ACAACTTTTGGGCACGCCCAACGCTGATCAGCCGGACGGCACGCTGACCTGGCGTAGAAGACGCGCCGAGCAGTTGCGCTCGCCTATCGCACGCCAGAGCGAGGAACAGTTCACCGATGGCGATGATGAAATACTCGAATCTCTCGTCAAGACCGCCACAAAGACGTCCGGCAATCGGACGACGCCACGTGAGCGCAAACGCACGCGTCATGCGGATCGCAAGTCCT TGCGTCGCACGCTGAAAAACGGTCTCACCGACGAGGAGAAACAGCATGTGGCGGCCCTAATACAAACCTATTAG
- the LOC117572139 gene encoding acyl-CoA-binding protein homolog, whose protein sequence is MYIKAVGKPNQHSDAVNTALAKDNMDFNTATEKAKSFTKTPTNDEFLEFYGLYKQATVGDNTTAEPGTLDLKGKAKWAAWNKHKGLSQDAAKAAYIATYEKYAPKYA, encoded by the exons ATGTATATAAAGGCTGTGGGTAAGCCCAATCAGCACTCAGACGCAGTTAATACAGCTCTAGCCAAAGACAACATGGAT TTCAACACCGCCACCGAGAAAGCCAAGAGCTTCACCAAGACCCCCACCAACGATGAGTTCTTGGAATTCTACGGTCTCTACAAGCAGGCCACCGTTGGTGACAACACCACCGCTGAGCCCGGCACCTTGGATCTGAAGGGCAAGGCCAAGTGGGCCGCATGGAACAAGCACAAGGGTCTATCCCAGGATGCCGCCAAGGCTGCTTACATTGCCACCTACGAGAAGTACGCTCCCAAATACGCTTAG
- the LOC117572136 gene encoding FH1/FH2 domain-containing protein 3 isoform X3 yields MIVKMEPDELITFRVQYLLDSDPLTATTAFPCPVRAPTYAFTTTMPLATQLGTILRLLNAPHSIDDAAIQVFKDGEYGAYLDLESSLAEQTEEIEGLQASRKNSLVVRTQLSVRVQAIIEKLLSSEGSDLRRALFSLKQVFQEDKDLVHAFVALGGLNCLVRVGNCADQNYQNYILRALGQVMLYVDGMNGVMKHQPTMEWLYSLIASNYRSVVKTALKLLLVFVEYAESNCYVLVSAIHAVDAAQGTAPWTNIMRLLKDYDNADAELVIYATSLINKTLAGLTDQDSFYDESDLLEQQGMEAVILRYMSKPGTDMDLLDQLQLYEAVLKFEDGESDGQRLPQNSMRKTQRNRPGTGTAERRKSRRHSTDNSPAPLTKVLPTTVLRMTPTQATLDEDDSSGSTNSTEFSGGLFQEKKPRDGAGVTPGLRRRRERAERHKSFLKEQEEAAANGILAARELRENYDLEDKDMLLQLKRDHTVKDLTRKLSNLPTSPTQEPGNRGAICGDMSGLISKAKEGLAKSKSKSEISRSSSVDQELKKPEPKKSENELHWEELVRNMTRPLNLCDLDFTDLHSDDDKDVLAPRGLGAGIPPPPPPLGGGMVMPPPMMPPSLAPPPMFNYGGYGAGSLTNSVNSSLNGSVNGELANGNNTIKKNKKTVKLFWKEVREDMIPQVVGKTIWDELPNANVDTQKLEHLFESRAKDLMTKKQQELNKSKEIIVLDHKRSNAINIAMTKLPLPCAIKTAILKMDATVVTREGIDKLLNMLPSDEERDKIQEAQMSNPELQLGKAEQFLLTLASISELGARLKLWAFRLDFDNCEKEIAEPLMDLKHGIEILRQNRTFHCILSTLLSVGIFLNGAPVKGFQIEYLAKVPEVKDTVHKHSLLHHLCHMVMESSSDTSDLYSEIGPITRASKADYADLAHNLTQLEAECKTSWDRLKLIAKHDCAPPLKQKLVDFLADCAERIIILQIVHRRVMNRYRKFLLWLGTPQISVADSRPNEFCRLLSEFALEYRTTRERVQQQLEKKANHRERNKTRGKLIIDMAKFKTKEDVADAELKQLLGTPNADQPDGTLTWRRRRAEQLRSPIARQSEEQFTDGDDEILESLVKTATKTSGNRTTPRERKRTRHADRKSLRRTLKNGLTDEEKQHVAALIQTY; encoded by the exons ATGATTGTTAAAATGGAACCCGATGAACTAATCACCTTTCGTGTGCAGTATCTGCTCGACAGCGATCCGCTAACGGCGACCACAGCGTTTCCATGCCCAGTGCGTGCTCCGACCTACGCGTTTACCACAACAATGCCGCTGGCCACGCAGCTGGGCACGATCCTGAGGCTGCTCAATGCACCGCATAGC aTCGACGATGCTGCTATTCAGGTGTTTAAGGATGGCGAATATGGCGCCTACTTGGATCTGGAGTCATCTCTCGCCGAGCAGACTGAAGAGATTGAGGGACTGCAAGCGAG TCGCAAAAACTCGCTGGTGGTGCGCACACAGCTGAGCGTACGCGTTCAGGCCATTATTG AGAAACTACTCTCATCAGAGGGCAGCGATTTGCGTCGTGCACTATTCTCTCTCAAACAGGTGTTCCAAGAGGATAAGGATCTCGTGCATGCCTTTGTCGCACTGGGCGGTCTCAATTGTCTGGTGCGCGTTGGCAATTGTGCCGATCAGAACTATCAAAACTATATACTGCGTGCCCTGGGACAG GTCATGCTCTATGTGGACGGCATGAATGGCGTTATGAAGCATCAGCCCACCATGGAGTGGCTCTATTCATTGATCGCATCCAATTACCGTTCGGTTGTGAAGACGGCGCTCAAGCTCTTGCTCGTGTTCGTCGAGTATGCCGAGTCCAATTGCTATGTGCTTGTGAGCGCCATTCATGCAGTGGACGCTGCCCAAGGCACAGCGCCATGGACAAATATAATGAG ACTGTTGAAGGACTATGATAACGCAGATGCAGAGCTGGTGATTTATGCTACTTCTCTCATAAATAAAACGCTTGCTGGACTGACGGATCAGGATAGTTTCTATGATGAAAGTGATCTTCTGGAACAACAGGGCATGGAGGCAGTGATACTACGCTACATGTCCAAGCCAGGCACAGATATGGATCTGTTAgatcagctgcagctgtacGAGGCCGTGTTAAA ATTCGAGGATGGCGAGTCGGATGGCCAGCGCTTGCCACAGAATTCTATGCGCAAGACGCAACGCAATCGTCCTGGCACTGGAACCGCAGAACGTCGCAAGTCGCGTCGCCACAGCACCGACAATAGCCCGGCGCCATTGACCAAAGTGCTGCCGACCACAGTGCTGAGAATGACGCCAACGCAGGCCACGCTCGATGAGGACGACAGCTCGGGCTCGACCAACTCCACAGAGTTCAGTGGCGGACTGTTTCAGGAGAAGAAAC CTCGCGATGGCGCTGGGGTCACTCCGGGTCTAAGACGACGTCGTGAACGCGCCGAGCGCCACAAAAGCTTCCTCAAGGAGCAAGAGGAAGCGGCAGCCAATGGAATCCTTGCAGCCCGCGAGCTGCGTGAAAACTATG ATCTGGAGGATAAGGAtatgctgctgcagctgaaaCGAGATCACACGGTCAAGGATCTCACACGAAAGCTGAGCAATCTCCCCACGAGTCCCACACAGGAGCCAGGCAATCGGGGCGCTATTTGCGGTGACATGTCGGGCCTCATATCAAAAGCCAAAGAAGGTCTTgccaagagcaagagcaaaagtGAAATATCGCG CTCATCGAGCGTCGATCAGGAACTGAAAAAGCCCGAGCCGAAGAAATCGGAGAATGAACTGCACTGGGAAGAGCTTGTACGCAACATGACACGTCCGCTGAATCTATGTGATCTGGACTTTACCGATCTGCACTCGGATGACGATAAGGATGTGCTGGCACCGCGTGGTCTGGGCGCCGGTATTCCGCCTCCACCGCCGCCACTTGGTGGTGGCATGGTAATGCCGCCCCCCATGATGCCGCCCAGCCTGGCCCCGCCACCCATGTTCAATTATGGTGGCTATGGCGCTGGCAGCCTGACCAACAGCGTCAACAGTTCACTGAATGGTTCGGTGAACGGAGAgctggcaaatggcaacaacaccatcaagaagaacaagaagacG GTCAAGCTCTTCTGGAAGGAAGTGCGCGAGGACATGATTCCCCAGGTGGTGGGTAAGACCATTTGGGACGAGCTGCCCAATGCCAATGTGGACACCCAAAAGCTAGAGCATCTCTTTGAGTCGCGGGCCAAAGACTTGATGACCAAG aaacaacaagaGCTGAACAAGAGCAAAGAGATCATCGTGCTGGATCACAAACGCTCCAATGCCATCAACATTGCAATGACCAAGTTGCCACTGCCGTGTGCCATCAAAACTGCGATTCTCAAGATGGACGCCACCGTGGTCACCCGTGAGGGCATCGACAAGCTGTTGAACATGTTGCCCTCGGATGAGGAACGAGACAAGATTCAGGAGGCACAGATGTCCAATCCAGAGCTGCAGCTGGGTAAAGCTGAACAATTTCTGCTGACACTCGCTTCCATTTCAGAGCTGGGCGCACGTCTGAAGCTCTGGGCCTTCCGCTTGGACTTTGACAATTGCGAG AAAGAGATCGCTGAACCTCTAATGGATCTCAAGCACGGCATTGAGATATTGCGTCAGAATCGCACTTTCCACTGCATTCTCTCCACACTGCTTTCGGTGGGCATCTTCTTGAATGGCGCCCCTGTGAAGGGCTTTCAAATCGAGTATCTGGCCAAGGTGCCCGAGGTCAAGGACACCGTGCACAAGCATTCGCTGTTGCATCATCTCTGCCACATGGTCATGGAATCGAGCAGCGATACCAGTGATTTGTACTCTGAAATCGGACCCATTACACGTGCCTCCAAAGCCGATTACGCCGACTTGGCTCACAATCTGACGCAGCTGGAGGCGGAGTGCAAAACTTCGTGGGATCGACTGAAACTTATTGCCAAGCACGATTGTGCGCCGCCTTTAAAGCAGAAACTTGTGGACTTTTTGGCCGATTGTGCCGAGCGTATTATTATACTGCAGATTGTGCATCGTCGTGTAATGAATCGCTATCGCAAGTTCCTTTTGTGGCTGGGGACGCCGCAGATCAGTGTTGCAGACTCGCGACCGAATGAATTCTGTCGCCTGTTGTCGGAGTTTGCCCTAGAGTATCGCACAACGCGGGAACgtgtgcagcagcagttggagAAGAAGGCCAATCATCGGGAGCGCAACAAGACGCGCGGCAAGCTCATCATTGACATGGCCAAGTTCAAGACCAAAGAGGATGTGGCAGATGCCGAGCTCAA ACAACTTTTGGGCACGCCCAACGCTGATCAGCCGGACGGCACGCTGACCTGGCGTAGAAGACGCGCCGAGCAGTTGCGCTCGCCTATCGCACGCCAGAGCGAGGAACAGTTCACCGATGGCGATGATGAAATACTCGAATCTCTCGTCAAGACCGCCACAAAGACGTCCGGCAATCGGACGACGCCACGTGAGCGCAAACGCACGCGTCATGCGGATCGCAAGTCCT TGCGTCGCACGCTGAAAAACGGTCTCACCGACGAGGAGAAACAGCATGTGGCGGCCCTAATACAAACCTATTAG